A stretch of the Vigna radiata var. radiata cultivar VC1973A chromosome 9, Vradiata_ver6, whole genome shotgun sequence genome encodes the following:
- the LOC106773486 gene encoding receptor-like protein 12: MRTELLSQFLAMPLFWLCLCNNLFLVSGLCLHDQRSLLLQLKNNLTFTIETSSKLKSWNPCNDCCGWVGVKCDKEGHVTALDLSGESITGGFGNSSSLFSLRHLHKLNFAYNDFNSVIPSAFKRLGNLTYLNLSCAGFLGQIPIEISQMTRLVTLDLSSLLCSSGQELNLGNPNLRKLVQNLTSIRQLYLDGVSISAAGHEWSSALMSLHYLQEVRMSFCNLSGPLDPSLARRDNLSIIVLDWNDLSSAVPETFANFKMLTILSLSACQLTGTFPQKIFNIGTLSVLDLSFNINLQGLFPEFPPGSLHTLTVANTSFSGTVPHSIGNMRNLTELNFCSCRFNGTLPNSLSNLTELSYLDLSFNNFTGRIPSFNFEGLNNLVTIDLSNNSISGSIPSSLFTLPQLKSIIFSHNHFAQLDEFTIVSFSKLDILHLSSNNLLGSFPTSVYQLSRLSVLELSSNKLNGTVHLNKLSELRNLTTLDLSYNNLSVDVNVANADPSYFPSIFDLRLASCNLKTFPAFLRNHSTISSLDLSDNHIQGIVPNWIWKLPNLAKLNISHNLLTHLEGPFQNFSSELEELDLHHNKLQGPIPFFPEKGIYLDFSDNRFNSVIPRDIGNYLSVTYFFSLSNNTLSSTIPDSLCNSSNLGFLDLSNNNISGRIPSCLMKMSKTLELLNLRKNSLMGPVPDKFSAVCALRTLNLRQNKLDGKIPKSLSDCTSLEVLDLGENKIMDVFPCLLRKISTLRVLVLRENNLHGHIGCANTTAKWRVLQIVDLAFNNFRGKLPETFFTSWEAMMSEENQDESEEKKIRHKIYQYGHLYYDDSVTVTMKGQQMDLVKILTIFTTIDFSSNHFEGEIPEQLFEFKALYALNLSNNAFSGKIPQSIRNLKEVESLDLSKNSLVGNIPTELATLYFLSVLDLSFNHLVGKIPTGTQLQSFPASSFQGNDGLYGPPLTEELDGTEPEPGVLQEHQRTISTIDWNFISVEVGLIFGHGMVFGPLLFWKQWRIWYWKVINKILCLIFPQLYFEYATKRGQTSATLRWQH, from the exons ATGAGAACTGAGCTACTCTCACAATTTCTAGCCATGCCATTGTTTTGGCTGTGCCTCTGTAACAACCTTTTTCTGGTTTCTGGCCTTTGTCTTCATGATCAGAGATCATTGCTGCTCCAACTCAAGAACAACCTGACTTTCACCATTGAAACGAGTAGCAAACTCAAGTCATGGAATCCATGTAATGATTGTTGCGGTTGGGTAGGTGTAAAGTGTGACAAGGAGGGACATGTTACTGCTCTTGACCTCAGTGGTGAATCAATCACTGGTGGTTTTGGCAATTCAAGTAGCCTTTTCAGTCTTCGACATCTCCACAAATTGAATTTCGCTTATAACGATTTCAATTCTGTCATTCCATCTGCATTTAAGAGGTTGGGAAATTTGACTTATCTGAATTTATCATGTGCGGGCTTTCTGGGTCAGATTCCAATAGAGATTTCTCAAATGACAAGGTTGGTTACTCTTgatctctcttctcttctctgttCATCTGGGCAAGAGCTGAACCTGGGGAACCCAAATCTACGAAAGCTTGTACAAAATCTCACCAGTATTAGGCAACTGTATTTGGATGGTGTAAGTATATCAGCTGCAGGACATGAATGGTCCAGCGCTTTGATGTCACTGCATTACCTGCAAGAAGTTCGCATGTCATTTTGCAATCTCTCAGGACCCCTGGATCCTTCCCTTGCAAGACGTGACAATCTATCGATCATTGTTCTTGATTGGAACGATTTATCATCCGCAGTGCCAGAAACATTTGCCAATTTCAAAATGCTGACCATCCTAAGTCTTTCTGCTTGTCAGTTGACTGGAACATTTCCACAGAAGATATTCAACATCGGAACATTGTCAGTTCTTGACCTATCCTTCAACATCAATCTCCAAGGTTTGTTCCCAGAATTTCCACCAGGATCTCTTCACACCTTAACAGTGGCTAACACAAGCTTCTCTGGAACAGTTCCACACTCTATTGGTAACATGAGGAACTTAActgaattaaatttttgttcatGTCGATTTAACGGAACGCTTCCGAATTCACTGTCAAACCTCACAGAACTCAGTTACCTGGACTTGTCATTCAACAACTTCACAGGTAGAATTCCATCATTTAAT TTTGAAGGACTGAACAATCTTGTTACCATTGATCTCAGTAATAACTCAATTAGTGGGAGCATTCCTTCATCCCTTTTTACACTCCCCCAGCtgaaaagtattatattttccCATAATCACTTTGCTCAACTAGACGAATTCACAATTGTTTCTTTTTCGAAATTAGACATCCTCCATTTAAGTAGCAATAATCTATTAGGGTCTTTTCCAACATCTGTATACCAACTCAGTAGACTCTCAGTCCTCGAACTTTCTTCAAACAAGTTAAATGGGACAGTGCATCTAAATAAGCTTTCGGAGCTCAGAAATTTAACTACTCTGGATCTTTCATACAACAACTTATCAGTCGATGTGAATGTTGCAAATGCTGACCCATCTTACTTTCCCAGTATTTTCGATCTAAGGTTGGCATCATGCAACTTGAAAACTTTCCCTGCTTTCTTGAGAAATCACTCAACAATATCCTCTCTAGATCTTTCGGATAACCATATCCAAGGAATAGTACCCAACTGGATTTGGAAACTACCGAATCTTGCAAAACTTAATATTTCTCATAATTTGTTGACTCATTTGGAAGGACCTTTTCAGAATTTTTCTTCCGAGTTGGAAGAGCTTGACCTTCATCATAATAAACTTCAGGGGCCAATACCATTTTTTCCTGAAAAAGGAATCTATTTGGATTTTTCAGACAACAGATTTAACTCTGTTATTCCACGAGACATTGGTAATTACCTGTCTgtaacatattttttctctctctcaaacaaTACTTTGAGTAGCACTATACCTGATTCCCTCTGCAATTCTTCAAATCTTGGATTTCTTGATCTTTCCAATAACAACATTTCTGGAAGAATTCCTTCgtgtttgatgaaaatgagTAAGACCCTTGAGTTATTAAATCTTAGAAAGAATAGTCTCATGGGCCCCGTCCCAGATAAGTTTTCAGCTGTCTGTGCTCTAAGGACTCTGAATCTGCGTCAAAATAAATTAGATGGAAAGATTCCGAAATCTCTTTCTGATTGCACATCATTGGAAGTATTGGACCttggagaaaataaaattatggatGTCTTTCCGTGTTTGTTGAGGAAGATATCCACACTCCGGGTCTTAGTCTTGagagaaaataatttacatGGTCACATTGGATGTGCAAACACCACTGCCAAATGGCGCGTACTTCAAATAGTTGATCTAGCCTTTAACAATTTCAGGGGTAAGCTACCTGAAACCTTTTTCACAAGCTGGGAGGCAATGATGTCTGAAGAAAACCAAGATGAAtcggaggaaaaaaaaatccgCCATAAGATCTATCAATATGGCCACCTATATTATGACGATTCAGTGACAGTTACAATGAAAGGTCAACAGATGGATCTGGTTAagattttaactatttttactaCGATCGACTTCTCATCCAACCATTTTGAAGGGGAAATACCAGAACAGCTATTTGAGTTTAAGGCACTCTATGCACTTAACTTGTCAAATAATGCTTTTTCGGGAAAAATTCCACAATCAATTAGAAATCTGAAGGAGGTTGAGTCCTTAGACTTATCAAAGAACTCACTGGTAGGAAATATTCCCACAGAACTTGCAACTTTATACTTCCTATCAGTCCTGGACCTCTCCTTTAATCATTTGGTGGGAAAGATCCCAACAGGCACCCAACTTCAGTCATTTCCAGCTTCTTCCTTTCAAGGAAATGATGGGCTCTACGGTCCTCCATTGACAGAAGAACTAGATGGTACAGAGCCAGAGCCAGGGGTGTTACAAGAACACCAAAGAACAATTTCTACCATTGACTGGAATTTTATTAGTGTGGAAGTGGGACTGATATTTGGCCATGGAATGGTTTTTGGCCCACTCTTGTTTTGGAAGCAATGGAGAATATGGTATTGGAAAGTTATTAACAAAATTCTCTGTTTGATCTTCCCTCAATTGTATTTTGAATATGCAACCAAGAGAGGCCAAACCTCTGCAACTCTAAGGTGGCAGCATTAA
- the LOC106773606 gene encoding axial regulator YABBY 1, whose amino-acid sequence MSSSSTSFSPDQHLSPSDQLCYVHCNFCDTVLAVSVPCSSLFKTVTVRCGHCTNLLSVNMRGLLLPSANQLHLGHTFFTPQNLLEEIRNAPSANMVMNQMPNPNDLVTSTMRGGPEETPKPPSANRPPEKRQRVPSAYNRFIKDEIQRIKAGNPDISHREAFSAAAKNWAHFPHIHFGLMPDHQPVKKANVRQEAEDVLIKDGFFAPANVGVSPF is encoded by the exons ATGTCCTCCTCATCCACTTCCTTTTCACCGGACCAACACCTCTCTCCCTCCGACCAGCTCTGCTATGTCCATTGCAACTTCTGTGACACTGTCCTCGCG gtGAGTGTTCCTTGCTCCAGTTTGTTTAAGACTGTCACTGTGAGATGTGGTCATTGCACCAACCTTCTCTCCGTCAACATGCGTGGTCTGCTTCTTCCGTCGGCTAATCAACTTCACCTTGGCCATACCTTCTTCACTCCTCAAAATCTTCtg GAGGAGATTCGTAATGCACCTTCCgcaaacatggtgatgaatcagATGCCAAACCCTAATGATTTGGTCACTAGCACCATGCGAGGAGGACCCGAAGAAACTCCCAAGCCTCCATCGGCTAATAGAC CTCCAGAGAAGAGACAGAGAGTTCCATCTGCCTACAACCGCTTCATCAA GGATGAGATCCAACGTATCAAAGCTGGGAACCCTGATATAAGTCACAGAGAGGCCTTTAGTGCAGCTGCAAAGAAT tgggCCCACTTTCCACACATTCATTTCGGACTTATGCCTGATCATCAACCCGTGAAGAAAGCTAATGTTCGTCAG GAAGCAGAGGATGTGCTTATCAAAGATGGGTTTTTCGCACCAGCTAATGTAGGTGTCTCTCCCTTCTAG